The Flavobacterium psychrotrophum region ATACATAGCAGGGTGATGATGTAAATCTAGTATTAAATCAAAAAGCTGTTTTAAGGGGATTAGCATAATGTCATGGGGTAAATTACCTAGTTAAGCTGAGGATCCACTTAAGCAATAGCAGCATTTTGACTCTTTACGACGTTAGAATTGCTATTAAACTTAAGTGGTCGGGTAGCAAAAATAGGGACTACGCGAGAGTTTTTAAGTAGCCTCAATACAATGACATTAAAGGGCTGGTACGGATGTGTTTGCAATTTCACGACCAGCTAAACATTTAACTATTAGAAAAAAGTCCATCGTTATTTTAAAAGATTCCACAAAAAAGAAATAGCGTCGGCCGGTGTAGGTAATGCCTGTTTATATCCGGTGGCTAATTCTCCTTACCTAGACGAATCAGCACCCGTACCTATCCATAGTAACAGTATGTAATGCCATATACTCAAACAACATCAATACGTTACCCTTGCCAAAGGCCGGAACTGGATGGCGAAGCTTGCGGGCTTATCCATTTTTTACCGTAGAATGGCTTTTGGAATATTTAGGCAGTAATAAAGTATGCCATGACATTCATGCCCGATTGCTCGAACAAAAGCAGGAACTTTACATTTTCCACAGCCATCAGGATGATGGAATATCGGAACGTGGCAGGGTCATCTTTGAGATGCCTGCCGCACCATGTTTTTATGTGTCCTATCATTGTCCACGTATTGTTGCCTTCTCTTTGTTTTTCTTCAACTATATAAATTAAGGTACTGATTGGTTTCGTTGGTAAATCGCTACCAGCGATTTATGGCACTGGTTGGCCTTGATAGGTTTAGAAGGGAAACTTTTCCCAAGATAATCCGGTAAAAGGCAGCTAATGTATTGCGGGTAAAGCCATCAGCAAAAGCAAAAGACTACGGCATAATGGCTTTGCTCGCATACTCACAAACCCACCCTTCGGGACTTATTCCGTTTCCTTTTGTTTTGCCGCTTTACCCGCACTGTTTATCTGCTTTCTTTTTCCGGTTTTCTTTTGGAAAAAAGTTATGCGGAGCGCAAGCGAGGCAGGACTGTAACAAATTGGAGGACTGGCAGAAGATACAAAACGAATGTATCATTTAATAAGGACGATTATGACAATTATTGGAAGAGTGACAAGGGACGCCGAGGTGCGCAGCCTGTCAAACAACAAAAGTGTAGTGAGTTTTTCTGTAGCCGTGAACCACGACTACAAAGACAAAAATGGGACGAAAGTAACCCAAACCGAATTTTTCGACTGTGCTTACTGGTTTTCTACAGGCATAGCGCAGTACCTGACCAAAGGCAGCCTTGTAGAACTTGCAGGGCGTGTGTCTGCCCGTGCTTGGATGGGCAACGACGGTGTGCCTAAAGCAGGACTGAACTTCAACACGACAGATATTACCCTGCACGGGGGAAATAAAAACGGTGCTCAGGAACAGCAGCCACAGGGAGAAACACAACAGGCGCAGCAACAAGCCCAACAACCTGAGCAGGCGGCAACGAATGCTGCACCCGCCAACGCAGCGGAAACTACTGTGTATGAAGCCGAAATACTGCCCAATGGAGCAGCACCTGACGACGACCTCCCATTTTAAGAACGTTTAACCTTAAAATTTAAAATCATGGCACATA contains the following coding sequences:
- a CDS encoding single-stranded DNA-binding protein; amino-acid sequence: MTIIGRVTRDAEVRSLSNNKSVVSFSVAVNHDYKDKNGTKVTQTEFFDCAYWFSTGIAQYLTKGSLVELAGRVSARAWMGNDGVPKAGLNFNTTDITLHGGNKNGAQEQQPQGETQQAQQQAQQPEQAATNAAPANAAETTVYEAEILPNGAAPDDDLPF